The Candidatus Hydrogenedentota bacterium DNA window TGCACGTTGTTCGAGTCCGCGATCAGGTAATCGTCGATGAACAGGTGCGGCCCTTTGGCGAGATGAATCGGCTGCGTGGGAGGCGTCTGCTGGCCGGGTACATACCGGCAGGCGTAGTCATGTGATATCGGCACATTCTCGGCGCTTCGCGCAGGTTTTCCCGCCAAGGCGGCGGCCTCCTCGAGGTCCGGCGCCGTGTGCGTGAATGCCGCGGCTGGCACGAGTTCGCGGTCGTGGCCGGGCCATTCCCAGAACAGGCGCATGTGGGCCGTGCCGCCGTTTTGGAAAAACTCGACGCGGATGGGAACGGATTGCCCGGCATCTTCGAACGAGAATGCTCCCTGTCGGGGAGAGTTCTCCGCCCATCCGTCAATGATCCGGGTATTGAGAATCCATACGCGGCAGCCGTTGTCGGCTTCGGCGGTGAACGTCACCTCGCCCTTGATGGGCGCGGTGACGGCTCCAAACCACAACCTCGAATAGTCATTGATGGCCGTGCCGGTGTCGAGGTTGACCTGGGGGTCCACACCGCGGTCGCCGGGGCGGCTCAAGTTGGAGCCGTTGAAAAACACCCAGACGAGGCCGGGCTCTGTGCCGGACTGGTTCTCCCCCGCGGCCAGCAGCGCCGCAAGCACGGTCATCGAAAGTCCCAACACGCTCATTGCAGGCACTCCGTTGTCCGACGTATTGTTCATTCTCGAGCGGCCGAACCGCATTGGATGGAGCGTCGGGGCGGGATCGCCTTGCCCCCTCTGAACAGCACGTGCGCCCAGCATGGCACGCTTGGGCGGCTGGCGCAACTCAACGCGCAGCAGCACGGTTTCCTGGCCGAGCTGCTTTTGCGGCAGGCATACCTTTGGGCGCAGGCATCCGCGCTCCGCCATGGGCATGCGCGAGCGACCCCGTCACCGCTACCGCGCGAGCTTCTTCCAGACGCTTCGCGTGGTCTCCACGAAGGCGCGCACGTTGTCCTCGGGCGTGTCGCGAGGAACCATTTCGCCCGAGTTCATTACGTGGCCGCCGTGTATGCTGACGTTGCGCGCCACGCGTTCTACTTCGCGGGCTACATCGGCCGGGCTCCCGTTCATAAGGGTGCGGATGGGATCGATGTTGCCTGACAGGCAGACCCGGTCCCCGGCGATCTCCCGCGCCGTCTCGATGGGGATTCCGGGCCCCACGCTGAGAATGGAAAACCCTGCACCGGCCATCAGGTCAAGCATGGCGGGAAGTTCTTCGCTGGCGTGGTAGATGGTTATGGCGCCCGCTTTCTTATACGCGTCGGATACCCGCCGGGCCGGTTCCAGGGCGAATTCCCGGTAGGTATCCGGGCTGATTAGATGGCCCGACGCATTGCAGTCGCCGAACCAGATTGCGTCGGCGCCCGCCTCGAGCTGGTCTAAGCCAAACCGTGTTTGGTAGTCGACGAAGAACTCGAGGGCATCCCGCAGAAAGCCGGGCTGGGTGATGGGCAGGAGCATCGTCTCGTTGAGACCGAAGGCCAGGGCCACCGAACTGAAGGGCGCGGCGGTGCGTCCCGTGACGCATACCGTATCGCCGAAATGGTTCTTCACGGCGCTGATGGCGTCCAGCAGGACCCCCATGCGGCCCTCGACGCGGTACCCGTGCGCTCTCAGTGTTGCCAGCGCGCCCTCGTCCGCGGGCAGGTATTCGCAAGTTGCGGGAAGGATGTCGCCTTGTCCCTTGACGCCCACGCCGAGCGTCTCGAACTCGAGGCAGTCGTCGACCTGCAGCCACGCCCAGTCGTAGTCGAAGCGCTCGATGGCCTCGACCTGCACCCGGGCCATTTCGTTCGAGTTTGAGTTGTAAAGGTCGTAC harbors:
- a CDS encoding uroporphyrinogen decarboxylase family protein — its product is MAYRGVLKDIEAAMNMKRPERLPAFICSEEMDVRVCGSRYDLYNSNSNEMARVQVEAIERFDYDWAWLQVDDCLEFETLGVGVKGQGDILPATCEYLPADEGALATLRAHGYRVEGRMGVLLDAISAVKNHFGDTVCVTGRTAAPFSSVALAFGLNETMLLPITQPGFLRDALEFFVDYQTRFGLDQLEAGADAIWFGDCNASGHLISPDTYREFALEPARRVSDAYKKAGAITIYHASEELPAMLDLMAGAGFSILSVGPGIPIETAREIAGDRVCLSGNIDPIRTLMNGSPADVAREVERVARNVSIHGGHVMNSGEMVPRDTPEDNVRAFVETTRSVWKKLAR